AGCTGGGCATGGGCGCGGGTGTGAGCTACGTCGATAGCGCGCTGCTCTTCACGTCGGGCATGGTGATGGCGGTCACGCCGGGCAAGGTCGGCGAGGTCTTCAAGTCGTATCTGCTCAAGCGGATCAACGGCACGCCCGTAAGCGCATCGGCGCCAATCGTGCTGGCGGAGCGGCTGACCGACGGCCTAGGCATGCTGGTGCTGATGGCGGTCGGGCTGAATCTGTACCCGGCAGCGCGTCCGCTCTTCTGGCTGCTCTTAGTCGCCGGGAGCGTAGGCATCGCGGCGCTCCAGTATCGTCCGTTCGCGCTGTGGCTGCTGCAACGCATGGAGCATCTGCCGCTGCTCAAGCGCTTTGCTCCTCACGCCCGGCGCTTCTACGAGTCCAGCTTTGCGCTGCTGTCGTGGCGGCTGCTGCTGGTTTCGACGCTGCTGAGCATTATCTCGTGGGGCGGCGAGTGTATCGCGTTCTACTACGTGCTGATCGGCTTTGGAATCGCGCCCAGCCTGAATCTGCTGCTGATCGCGACCTTTGTCTTTGCCGCATCCACACTATTCGGCCTCGTCTCATTCCTACCCGGCGGCCTGGGCGTTTCCGAGGCATCCAGCGCGGCGCTGCTTGTCGCGCTGATCGCTGGGATCAGTAGCTCGGCGGCTGCGGCGGCGACAATCATGATTCGCTTCTGCACGCTGTGGTTTGGCGTCATGCTTGGCGTGCTGAGCCTGCTGATCTTCGAGCGCCGCTACCGGGCTGCCCAGGACGAATCGCCGGAGCTGCGTGTCGTGCGCGAGTCGAGCTAACACACTGAGGCTATGAATACACTTCGTCTGCTGATCAAGATCTTTGGCGTTACCTGTATCGTCCTTGTGCTCAGCGCGTGCGCTCAGCGTGAGGTCTTGAGTAACGTCAGCACGTCCACCAACGTGATCACGCCCAACGGCGACGGCGTCGACGATGCGCTGACGATCAACTACAGCATCGGCGTGCCCGCGACGATCTCTGTCTCGCTCGAAGATCAGGCCGGGCAGCGCTATGTTCTGCGCGACAACCAGCGGCGCGTGCCGTCGAACCAGCCGTACGCGCTGGTCTTCGACGGCACCGTCCAGGGCGGCGAGCCGAGCATCGTGCAGCAAGTACTGCCGGACGGCACCTACACCTATCTGGTCGAGGCCACGCCGCTCGCGGGTAGCCCGCCGATCAGCGCCACGGGCGAGATCATCGTGCGCGAGGCCGCCGACCAGCCGCCGAGCATCGAGGACTTGAGCGTCACCGAGCAGTTCTCTCCCAACGAGGACGCCGACGACGATGTAGCCTACTTTACGTATCGGCTGCC
The DNA window shown above is from Herpetosiphonaceae bacterium and carries:
- a CDS encoding lysylphosphatidylglycerol synthase transmembrane domain-containing protein translates to MISARNVQRKVALSAILGALVIAALSITTDIRAVGNDLADFRWPIVWAVLAWTLLNYVLRWLKWDYYLRKLGMGAGVSYVDSALLFTSGMVMAVTPGKVGEVFKSYLLKRINGTPVSASAPIVLAERLTDGLGMLVLMAVGLNLYPAARPLFWLLLVAGSVGIAALQYRPFALWLLQRMEHLPLLKRFAPHARRFYESSFALLSWRLLLVSTLLSIISWGGECIAFYYVLIGFGIAPSLNLLLIATFVFAASTLFGLVSFLPGGLGVSEASSAALLVALIAGISSSAAAAATIMIRFCTLWFGVMLGVLSLLIFERRYRAAQDESPELRVVRESS